GCGACAGCTCCCGGACCAGCTGCAGGATGCCCCGGACGACGTCGGCCTCCGGAGGCGCGCCCCACGGAGGTCTGCATCAACACACCCGAGACCCGAGCGACCGAGGAGGCACCCTGCACTGAACTCATGCGCCCGCTGTCTCGTTCTTGTTGACAGGTTCCGCGTGGCGTCGCGGAGGCACACGGTCTGCGTGACGCGGCCGAGGGCGTTGTAGGTGAAGCGGGTGGAGACGGCGAGGTCGTCGACGCGGGTGAGCCGGCAGCGGGCGTGCAGCGTAGCGCTCAGACGGCCGCGTACCGGGGAGTTACCGCCCCTGCTTCCGCTTGAAGGCGAGTTCCCGTTCAGTCGCAAGGCGTTCGGCTTCCGCTAGCACCTCTGGCGCAAGCCGGCTGCGAAGCTTCGCACGGTGACCCGGGACGTCCTTTATCGCGTGCTCGTTGCACCAGTGGCTCAGGTTCCGACACCCGGGACTGACCCTGCCGATGCGCTCCGCGAGAAGCAGCCAGACATACCCCTCGAGGTCGTCACGCCTCGCTAGATGGCCTTCAGCGTACAGGGCGCCGAGATCATA
This sequence is a window from Candidatus Rokuibacteriota bacterium. Protein-coding genes within it:
- a CDS encoding SEL1-like repeat protein, yielding MFELHRAAAERGDQEAAAVLGGLYLRGIGTYQDTAKALYWYERAGPRGGWYAMGAIYDKGLGVPPDAEKAAEYYRKAAGAGDHPLALYDLGALYAEGHLARRDDLEGYVWLLLAERIGRVSPGCRNLSHWCNEHAIKDVPGHRAKLRSRLAPEVLAEAERLATERELAFKRKQGR